One segment of Hippopotamus amphibius kiboko isolate mHipAmp2 chromosome 2, mHipAmp2.hap2, whole genome shotgun sequence DNA contains the following:
- the ACTL7A gene encoding actin-like protein 7A: MALESVWAPQAAIIGDGPSKGVGEQASLPTQALQTASLKDGPAKRAVWVRRNHSEPEEPTKSTGVKEKPKLEVTKAVVVDLGTGYCKCGFAGLPKPTHRISSTVGKPYMETAKTGDNRKETFVGHELVNPEVRLKLINPLRHGIIVDWDTVQDIWEYLFHQEMKIAPEEHAVLVSDPPLSPHTNREKYAEMLFETFKTPAMHIAYQSRLSMYSYGRTSGLVVEVGHGVSYVVPIYEGYPLPSITGRLDYAGSDLTSYLMCLMNNSGKHFTEDQLGIVEDIKKKCCFVALDPIEEEKVPASQHAIQYTLPDGKEIHLYQERFLCSEMFFKPSLIKSMQLGLHTQTVSCLNKCDIALKRDLMGNILLCGGSTMLSGFPNRLQKELSSMCPNDTPQVNVLPERDTAVWTGGSILASLQGFQPLWVHRFEYEEHGPFFLYRRCF; encoded by the coding sequence ATGGCTCTTGAGAGCGTGTGGGCTCCACAGGCGGCAATCATAGGGGATGGGCCTTCCAAAGGAGTGGGTGAACAGGCCTCCCTGCCAACACAGGCCCTCCAGACTGCCTCCTTAAAGGACGGCCCAGCGAAGCGGGCAGTGTGGGTTCGCCGTAACCATTCAGAACCAGAAGAACCTACAAAATCAACGGGGGTCAAAGAGAAGCCCAAGCTAGAGGTGACCAAAGCAGTGGTCGTGGACCTTGGCACAGGCTACTGTAAATGTGGCTTTGCTGGGCTGCCAAAGCCCACCCACAGGATCTCATCGACAGTGGGCAAACCCTACATGGAGACTGCCAAAACTGGGGACAATCGCAAGGAGACATTTGTGGGCCATGAGCTTGTCAACCCAGAGGTTCGTCTCAAGCTAATTAATCCTCTGCGACATGGCATCATTGTGGACTGGGATACAGTGCAGGATATCTGGGAATATCTCTTCCATCAAGAGATGAAGATCGCGCCAGAGGAGCATGCCGTCTTGGTTTCAGACCCACCCCTGAGCCCGCACACCAATAGAGAGAAGTACGCTGAAATGCTGTTTGAGACCTTCAAAACTCCCGCGATGCACATCGCCTACCAGTCCCGCCTGTCCATGTACTCCTACGGAAGGACCTCCGGACTGGTTGTGGAGGTCGGGCACGGTGTGTCCTACGTCGTTCCCATCTACGAGGGCTATCCTTTGCCCAGCATCACCGGACGGCTGGACTATGCGGGTTCTGATCTGACAAGCTACTTGATGTGCCTGATGAACAATTCGGGGAAACACTTCACCGAGGACCAGCTGGGCATCGTGGAGGACATCAAGAAGAAATGCTGCTTTGTGGCCCTGGATCCTATTGAAGAGGAGAAAGTCCCAGCTTCTCAGCATGCGATCCAGTACACCCTGCCGGATGGGAAGGAGATACACCTGTACCAGGAAAGGTTCCTCTGCTCAGAGATGTTCTTCAAGCCTTCTCTGATCAAGTCCATGCAGCTGGGCCTCCACACCCAGACAGTGTCCTGCCTTAACAAGTGTGACATCGCCCTCAAACGAGACCTCATGGGGAATATCCTGCTCTGCGGGGGGAGTACTATGCTCAGCGGTTTCCCTAACCGTCTGCAGAAAGAGCTGAGCAGCATGTGTCCCAATGACACCCCCCAGGTAAATGTGTTGCCCGAAAGAGACACTGCAGTGTGGACGGGTGGCTCCATCCTGGCATCGCTTCAGGGCTTCCAACCACTGTGGGTCCACCGCTTTGAGTACGAGGAACACGGGCCTTTCTTCCTCTACAGAAGGTGCTTCTGA
- the ACTL7B gene encoding actin-like protein 7B codes for MATRNSPSPKPVGTAQGDPGEAGTLPGPDAGIRDTSSATQLKMKPKKVREIKALIIDLGSQYCKCGYAGEPRPTYFISSTVGKRYSEAADAGDTRKETYVGHELLDMEAPLKLINPLKYGIVVDWDCVQNIWEYIFHTAMKILPEEHAVLVSDPPLSPISNREKYAELMFETFGIPAMHVTSQSLLSIYSYGKTSGLVVESGHGVSHVVPISEGNVLPGLTSRADYAGSDLTNYLLQLLNEAGHKFTDDHLHIIEHIKKKCCYSALKPEEELGLCLEDLRVDYELPDGKLITIGQERFQCAEMLFKPTLVGSNQLGLPELTAACLNRCQEAGFKEEMAANVLLCGGCTMLDGFPKRFQRELSLLCPGDSPAVAAAPERKTSVWTGGSILASLQAFQQLWVSKEEFEERGSTAIYSKC; via the coding sequence ATGGCGACAAGGAACAGCCCTAGCCCCAAGCCCGTGGGCACGGCTCAGGGGGACCCTGGAGAGGCAGGCACACTGCCAGGTCCTGATGCTGGCATCCGGGACACAAGTTCAGCCACTCAGCTGAAGATGAAGCCCAAGAAGGTGCGCGAGATCAAGGCACTCATCATTGACCTGGGCTCCCAGTACTGTAAGTGTGGCTATGCTGGTGAGCCGAGGCCCACCTACTTCATCTCCTCCACTGTGGGCAAGCGCTACTCCGAGGCGGCTGACGCCGGTGACACCCGCAAAGAGACCTACGTGGGCCACGAGCTGCTCGACATGGAGGCACCTCTGAAGCTGATTAACCCACTAAAATACGGCATCGTGGTGGACTGGGACTGCGTCCAGAACATCTGGGAGTACATCTTCCACACGGCCATGAAGATCCTCCCAGAAGAGCATGCTGTGCTGGTCTCCGACCCCCCACTCAGCCCCATCAGCAATCGGGAGAAGTATGCGGAGCTCATGTTCGAGACCTTTGGCATCCCTGCCATGCATGTGACATCCCAATCGTTGCTGTCCATCTACTCCTATGGCAAGACCTCCGGGCTGGTGGTGGAGAGCGGGCACGGTGTCTCACACGTGGTGCCCATCTCCGAGGGCAATGTGCTCCCGGGCCTGACGAGTCGCGCGGACTATGCCGGCAGTGATCTCACCAACTACCTGCTGCAGCTGCTCAACGAGGCTGGCCACAAGTTCACAGACGACCACCTGCACATCATCGAGCACATCAAGAAGAAGTGCTGCTACTCAGCTCTCAAGCCCGAAGAGGAGCTTGGCTTGTGCCTGGAGGATCTGCGTGTGGACTATGAGCTCCCCGATGGCAAGCTCATCACCATTGGCCAGGAGCGCTTCCAGTGCGCCGAGATGCTCTTCAAGCCCACCCTGGTGGGCAGCAACCAGCTCGGCCTCCCCGAGCTCACGGCCGCCTGCCTGAACCGCTGCCAGGAGGCAGGCTTCAAGGAGGAGATGGCCGCCAATGTGCTGCTATGTGGCGGCTGCACCATGCTGGACGGCTTCCCCAAGCGCTTCCAGAGGGAGCTCAGCCTCCTCTGCCCCGGGGACAGCCCCGCAGTGGCTGCTGCTCCCGAGAGGAAGACCTCCGTGTGGACCGGCGGCTCCATCCTGGCCTCCCTGCAGGCCTTCCAGCAGCTCTGGGTCAGCAAGGAAGAGTTTGAGGAGCGGGGCAGTACAGCCATCTACAGCAAGTGCTGA